A genomic window from Macaca mulatta isolate MMU2019108-1 chromosome 19, T2T-MMU8v2.0, whole genome shotgun sequence includes:
- the EEF2 gene encoding elongation factor 2 isoform X4, with protein sequence MVNFTVDQIRAIMDKKANIRNMSVIAHVDHGKSTLTDSLVCKAGIIASARAGETRFTDTRKDEQERCITIKSTAISLFYELSENDLNFIKQSKDGAGFLINLIDSPGHVDFSSEVTAALRVTDGALVVVDCVSGVCVQTETVLRQAIAERIKPVLMMNKMDRALLELQLEPEELYQTFQRIVENVNVIISTYGEGESGPMGNIMIDPVLGTVGFGSGLHGWAFTLKQFAEMYVAKFAAKGEGQLGPAERAKKVEDMMKKLWGDRYFDPANGKFSKSATSPDGKKLPRTFCQLILDPIFKVFDAIMNFKKEETAKLIEKLDIKLDSEDKDKEGKPLLKVRPGPGPRGVWGLPGLPRCLMRHPPPLQAVMRRWLPAGDALLQMITIHLPSPVTAQKYRCELLYEGPPDDEAAMGIKSCDPKGPLMMYISKMVPTSDKGRFYAFGRVFSGLVSTGLKVRIMGPNYTPGKKEDLYLKPIQRTILMMGRYVEPIEDVPCGNIVGLVGVDQFLVKTGTITTFEHAHNMRVMKFSVSPVVRVAVEAKNPADLPKLVEGLKRLAKSDPMVQCIIEESGEHIIAGAGELHLEICLKDLEEDHACIPIKKSDPVVSYRETVSEESNVLCLSKSPNKHNRLYMKARPFPDGLAEDIDKGEVSARQELKQRARYLAEKYEWDVAEARKIWCFGPDGTGPNILTDITKGVQYLNEIKDSVVAGFQWATKEGALCEENMRGVRFDVHDVTLHADAIHRGGGQIIPTARRCLYASVLTAQPRLMEPIYLVEIQCPEQVVGGIYGVLNRKRGHVFEESQVAGTPMFVVKAYLPVNESFGFTADLRSNTGGQAFPQCVFDHWQILPGDPFDNSSRPSQVVAETRKRKGLKEGIPALDNFLDKL encoded by the exons ATG GTGAACTTCACGGTAGACCAGATCCGCGCCATCATGGACAAGAAGGCCAACATCCGAAACATGTCTGTCATCGCCCACGTGGACCACGGCAAGTCCACGCTGACAGACTCCCTGGTGTGCAAGGCGGGCATCATCGCCTCGGCCCGGGCCGGGGAGACACGCTTCACTGACACCCGGAAGGATGAGCAGGAGCGTTGCATCACCATCAAGTCAAC TGCCATCTCCCTCTTCTACGAGCTCTCGGAGAATGACTTGAACTTCATCAAGCAGAGCAAGGACGGCGCCGGCTTCCTCATTAACCTCATCGACTCCCCCGGGCACGTCGACTTCTCCTCGGAGGTGACCGCTGCCCTCCGAGTCACTGATGGTGCATTGGTTGTGGTGGACTGCGTGTCAG GCGTGTGTGTGCAGACGGAGACAGTGCTGCGGCAGGCCATTGCGGAGCGCATCAAGCCTGTGCTGATGATGAACAAGATGGACCGTGCCCTGCTGGAGCTGCAGCTGGAGCCCGAGGAGCTCTACCAGACCTTCCAGCGCATTGTGGAGAACGTGAACGTCATCATCTCCACCTATGGCGAGGGCGAGAGCGGCCCCATGGGCAACATCATG ATCGATCCTGTCCTCGGTACCGTGGGCTTCGGGTCTGGTCTCCATGGGTGGGCCTTCACCCTGAAGCAGTTTGCGGAGATGTACGTGGCCAAGTTTGCTGCCAAAGGGGAGGGCCAGTTGGGGCCTGCCGAGCGGGCCAAAAAAGTGGAGGACATGATGAAGAAGCTGTGGGGTGACAG GTACTTTGACCCAGCCAACGGCAAGTTCAGCAAGTCAGCCACCAGCCCCGATGGGAAGAAGCTGCCACGCACCTTCTGCCAGTTGATCCTGGACCCCATCTTCAAG GTGTTTGATGCCATCATGAATTTCAAGAAAGAGGAGACAGCAAAACTGATAGAGAAACTGGACATCAAACTGGACAGTGAAGACAAGGACAAGGAAGGCAAACCCCTGCTAAAGGTGCGGCCTGGGCCCGGCCCGCGG GGTGTATGGGGCCTTCCTGGGCTCCCCAGGTGTCTGATGCGCCACCCTCCGCCCCTGCAGGCTGTGATGCGCCGCTGGCTGCCCGCCGGAGACGCCTTGTTGCAGATGATCACCATCCATCTGCCCTCCCCTGTGACGGCCCAAAAGTACCGCTGCGAGCTCCTGTACGAGGGGCCCCCGGACGACGAGGCTGCCATGG GCATTAAAAGCTGTGACCCCAAAGGCCCCCTTATGATGTATATTTCCAAAATGGTGCCAACCTCCGACAAAGGTCGGTTCTACGCCTTTGGACGGGTCTTCTCGGGCCTGGTCTCCACCGGCCTGAAGGTCAGGATTATGGGGCCCAACTACACCCCCGGGAAGAAGGAGGACCTCTACCTGAAGCCAATCCAGAG AACAATCTTGATGATGGGCCGCTATGTGGAGCCCATCGAGGACGTGCCTTGTGGGAACATTGTGGGCCTGGTGGGTGTGGACCAGTTCCTGGTGAAGACGGGCACCATCACCACCTTCGAGCACGCACACAACATGCGGGTGATGAAGTTCAGCGTCAGCCCTGTCGTCAGAGTGGCCGTGGAGGCCAAGAACCCGGCTGACCTACCCAAGCTGGTGGAGGGGCTGAAGCGGCTGGCCAAGTCCGACCCTATGGTGCAG TGCATCATCGAGGAGTCGGGAGAGCACATCATCGCGGGCGCCGGTGAGCTGCACCTGGAGATCTGCCTGAAGGACCTGGAGGAGGACCATGCCTGCATCCCCATCAAG AAATCTGACCCGGTCGTCTCGTACCGCGAGACAGTCAGTGAAGAGTCAAACGTGCTCTGCCTCTCCAAGTCCCCCAACAAGCACAACCGACTGTACATGAAGGCGCGGCCCTTCCCCGATGGCCTGGCCGAGGACATCGATAAAGGCGAGGTGTCTGCCCGCCAGGAGCTCAAGCAGCGGGCACGCTACCTGGCCGAGAAGTACGAGTGGGACGTGGCCGAGGCCCGCAAGATCTGGTGCTTTGGGCCTGACGGCACCGGCCCCAACATCCTCACCGACATCACCAAGGGCGTGCAGTACCTCAACGAGATCAAGGACAGTGTGGTGGCCGGCTTCCAGTGGGCCACCAAGGAG GGTGCGCTGTGTGAGGAGAACATGCGGGGTGTGCGCTTCGACGTCCACGACGTGACTCTGCATGCTGACGCCATCCACCGTGGGGGCGGCCAGATCATCCCCACGGCGCGGCGCTGCCTCTACGCCAGCGTGCTGACCGCCCAGCCGCGCCTCATGGAGCCCATCTACCTTGTGGAGATCCAG TGTCCAGAGCAAGTGGTCGGTGGCATCTATGGAGTTTTGAACAGGAAGCGGGGCCACGTGTTTGAGGAGTCCCAAGTGGCCGGCACCCCCATGTTTGTCGTCAAGGCCTACTTGCCTGTCAACGAGTCCTTTG GCTTCACCGCTGACCTGAGGTCCAACACAGGCGGCCAGGCTTTCCCGCAGTGTGTGTTTGACCACTGGCAGATCTTGCCCGGAGACCCCTTTGACAACAGCAGCCGCCCCAGCCAGGTGGTGGCTGAGACCCGCAAACGCAAGGGCCTGAAGGAAGGCATCCCGGCCCTGGACAACTTCCTGGACAAATTGTAG
- the EEF2 gene encoding elongation factor 2 isoform X3 → MVNFTVDQIRAIMDKKANIRNMSVIAHVDHGKSTLTDSLVCKAGIIASARAGETRFTDTRKDEQERCITIKSTAISLFYELSENDLNFIKQSKDGAGFLINLIDSPGHVDFSSEVTAALRVTDGALVVVDCVSGVCVQTETVLRQAIAERIKPVLMMNKMDRALLELQLEPEELYQTFQRIVENVNVIISTYGEGESGPMGNIMIDPVLGTVGFGSGLHGWAFTLKQFAEMYVAKFAAKGEGQLGPAERAKKVEDMMKKLWGDRYFDPANGKFSKSATSPDGKKLPRTFCQLILDPIFKVFDAIMNFKKEETAKLIEKLDIKLDSEDKDKEGKPLLKAVMRRWLPAGDALLQMITIHLPSPVTAQKYRCELLYEGPPDDEAAMGIKSCDPKGPLMMYISKMVPTSDKGRFYAFGRVFSGLVSTGLKVRIMGPNYTPGKKEDLYLKPIQRTILMMGRYVEPIEDVPCGNIVGLVGVDQFLVKTGTITTFEHAHNMRVMKFSVSPVVRVAVEAKNPADLPKLVEGLKRLAKSDPMVQCIIEESGEHIIAGAGELHLEICLKDLEEDHACIPIKKSDPVVSYRETVSEESNVLCLSKSPNKHNRLYMKARPFPDGLAEDIDKGEVSARQELKQRARYLAEKYEWDVAEARKIWCFGPDGTGPNILTDITKGVQYLNEIKDSVVAGFQWATKEVRHSSAHADHTHFQPRCIRPLTAALPLPQGALCEENMRGVRFDVHDVTLHADAIHRGGGQIIPTARRCLYASVLTAQPRLMEPIYLVEIQCPEQVVGGIYGVLNRKRGHVFEESQVAGTPMFVVKAYLPVNESFGFTADLRSNTGGQAFPQCVFDHWQILPGDPFDNSSRPSQVVAETRKRKGLKEGIPALDNFLDKL, encoded by the exons ATG GTGAACTTCACGGTAGACCAGATCCGCGCCATCATGGACAAGAAGGCCAACATCCGAAACATGTCTGTCATCGCCCACGTGGACCACGGCAAGTCCACGCTGACAGACTCCCTGGTGTGCAAGGCGGGCATCATCGCCTCGGCCCGGGCCGGGGAGACACGCTTCACTGACACCCGGAAGGATGAGCAGGAGCGTTGCATCACCATCAAGTCAAC TGCCATCTCCCTCTTCTACGAGCTCTCGGAGAATGACTTGAACTTCATCAAGCAGAGCAAGGACGGCGCCGGCTTCCTCATTAACCTCATCGACTCCCCCGGGCACGTCGACTTCTCCTCGGAGGTGACCGCTGCCCTCCGAGTCACTGATGGTGCATTGGTTGTGGTGGACTGCGTGTCAG GCGTGTGTGTGCAGACGGAGACAGTGCTGCGGCAGGCCATTGCGGAGCGCATCAAGCCTGTGCTGATGATGAACAAGATGGACCGTGCCCTGCTGGAGCTGCAGCTGGAGCCCGAGGAGCTCTACCAGACCTTCCAGCGCATTGTGGAGAACGTGAACGTCATCATCTCCACCTATGGCGAGGGCGAGAGCGGCCCCATGGGCAACATCATG ATCGATCCTGTCCTCGGTACCGTGGGCTTCGGGTCTGGTCTCCATGGGTGGGCCTTCACCCTGAAGCAGTTTGCGGAGATGTACGTGGCCAAGTTTGCTGCCAAAGGGGAGGGCCAGTTGGGGCCTGCCGAGCGGGCCAAAAAAGTGGAGGACATGATGAAGAAGCTGTGGGGTGACAG GTACTTTGACCCAGCCAACGGCAAGTTCAGCAAGTCAGCCACCAGCCCCGATGGGAAGAAGCTGCCACGCACCTTCTGCCAGTTGATCCTGGACCCCATCTTCAAG GTGTTTGATGCCATCATGAATTTCAAGAAAGAGGAGACAGCAAAACTGATAGAGAAACTGGACATCAAACTGGACAGTGAAGACAAGGACAAGGAAGGCAAACCCCTGCTAAAG GCTGTGATGCGCCGCTGGCTGCCCGCCGGAGACGCCTTGTTGCAGATGATCACCATCCATCTGCCCTCCCCTGTGACGGCCCAAAAGTACCGCTGCGAGCTCCTGTACGAGGGGCCCCCGGACGACGAGGCTGCCATGG GCATTAAAAGCTGTGACCCCAAAGGCCCCCTTATGATGTATATTTCCAAAATGGTGCCAACCTCCGACAAAGGTCGGTTCTACGCCTTTGGACGGGTCTTCTCGGGCCTGGTCTCCACCGGCCTGAAGGTCAGGATTATGGGGCCCAACTACACCCCCGGGAAGAAGGAGGACCTCTACCTGAAGCCAATCCAGAG AACAATCTTGATGATGGGCCGCTATGTGGAGCCCATCGAGGACGTGCCTTGTGGGAACATTGTGGGCCTGGTGGGTGTGGACCAGTTCCTGGTGAAGACGGGCACCATCACCACCTTCGAGCACGCACACAACATGCGGGTGATGAAGTTCAGCGTCAGCCCTGTCGTCAGAGTGGCCGTGGAGGCCAAGAACCCGGCTGACCTACCCAAGCTGGTGGAGGGGCTGAAGCGGCTGGCCAAGTCCGACCCTATGGTGCAG TGCATCATCGAGGAGTCGGGAGAGCACATCATCGCGGGCGCCGGTGAGCTGCACCTGGAGATCTGCCTGAAGGACCTGGAGGAGGACCATGCCTGCATCCCCATCAAG AAATCTGACCCGGTCGTCTCGTACCGCGAGACAGTCAGTGAAGAGTCAAACGTGCTCTGCCTCTCCAAGTCCCCCAACAAGCACAACCGACTGTACATGAAGGCGCGGCCCTTCCCCGATGGCCTGGCCGAGGACATCGATAAAGGCGAGGTGTCTGCCCGCCAGGAGCTCAAGCAGCGGGCACGCTACCTGGCCGAGAAGTACGAGTGGGACGTGGCCGAGGCCCGCAAGATCTGGTGCTTTGGGCCTGACGGCACCGGCCCCAACATCCTCACCGACATCACCAAGGGCGTGCAGTACCTCAACGAGATCAAGGACAGTGTGGTGGCCGGCTTCCAGTGGGCCACCAAGGAGGTGAGGCACAGCTCAGCACATGCAGACCACACCCATTTCCAG CCGAGATGCATTCGGCCCTTGACAGCGGCTCTCCCCCTCCCTCAGGGTGCGCTGTGTGAGGAGAACATGCGGGGTGTGCGCTTCGACGTCCACGACGTGACTCTGCATGCTGACGCCATCCACCGTGGGGGCGGCCAGATCATCCCCACGGCGCGGCGCTGCCTCTACGCCAGCGTGCTGACCGCCCAGCCGCGCCTCATGGAGCCCATCTACCTTGTGGAGATCCAG TGTCCAGAGCAAGTGGTCGGTGGCATCTATGGAGTTTTGAACAGGAAGCGGGGCCACGTGTTTGAGGAGTCCCAAGTGGCCGGCACCCCCATGTTTGTCGTCAAGGCCTACTTGCCTGTCAACGAGTCCTTTG GCTTCACCGCTGACCTGAGGTCCAACACAGGCGGCCAGGCTTTCCCGCAGTGTGTGTTTGACCACTGGCAGATCTTGCCCGGAGACCCCTTTGACAACAGCAGCCGCCCCAGCCAGGTGGTGGCTGAGACCCGCAAACGCAAGGGCCTGAAGGAAGGCATCCCGGCCCTGGACAACTTCCTGGACAAATTGTAG
- the EEF2 gene encoding elongation factor 2 isoform X12 produces MARARAAPWATSWYGPPWLGALLTVASHFSYFQIDPVLGTVGFGSGLHGWAFTLKQFAEMYVAKFAAKGEGQLGPAERAKKVEDMMKKLWGDRYFDPANGKFSKSATSPDGKKLPRTFCQLILDPIFKVFDAIMNFKKEETAKLIEKLDIKLDSEDKDKEGKPLLKAVMRRWLPAGDALLQMITIHLPSPVTAQKYRCELLYEGPPDDEAAMGIKSCDPKGPLMMYISKMVPTSDKGRFYAFGRVFSGLVSTGLKVRIMGPNYTPGKKEDLYLKPIQRTILMMGRYVEPIEDVPCGNIVGLVGVDQFLVKTGTITTFEHAHNMRVMKFSVSPVVRVAVEAKNPADLPKLVEGLKRLAKSDPMVQCIIEESGEHIIAGAGELHLEICLKDLEEDHACIPIKKSDPVVSYRETVSEESNVLCLSKSPNKHNRLYMKARPFPDGLAEDIDKGEVSARQELKQRARYLAEKYEWDVAEARKIWCFGPDGTGPNILTDITKGVQYLNEIKDSVVAGFQWATKEGALCEENMRGVRFDVHDVTLHADAIHRGGGQIIPTARRCLYASVLTAQPRLMEPIYLVEIQCPEQVVGGIYGVLNRKRGHVFEESQVAGTPMFVVKAYLPVNESFGFTADLRSNTGGQAFPQCVFDHWQILPGDPFDNSSRPSQVVAETRKRKGLKEGIPALDNFLDKL; encoded by the exons ATGGCGAGGGCGAGAGCGGCCCCATGGGCAACATCATGGTACGGCCCTCCCTGGCTGG GGGCCCTCCTCACAGTCGCTTCCCATTTCTCATACTTCCAGATCGATCCTGTCCTCGGTACCGTGGGCTTCGGGTCTGGTCTCCATGGGTGGGCCTTCACCCTGAAGCAGTTTGCGGAGATGTACGTGGCCAAGTTTGCTGCCAAAGGGGAGGGCCAGTTGGGGCCTGCCGAGCGGGCCAAAAAAGTGGAGGACATGATGAAGAAGCTGTGGGGTGACAG GTACTTTGACCCAGCCAACGGCAAGTTCAGCAAGTCAGCCACCAGCCCCGATGGGAAGAAGCTGCCACGCACCTTCTGCCAGTTGATCCTGGACCCCATCTTCAAG GTGTTTGATGCCATCATGAATTTCAAGAAAGAGGAGACAGCAAAACTGATAGAGAAACTGGACATCAAACTGGACAGTGAAGACAAGGACAAGGAAGGCAAACCCCTGCTAAAG GCTGTGATGCGCCGCTGGCTGCCCGCCGGAGACGCCTTGTTGCAGATGATCACCATCCATCTGCCCTCCCCTGTGACGGCCCAAAAGTACCGCTGCGAGCTCCTGTACGAGGGGCCCCCGGACGACGAGGCTGCCATGG GCATTAAAAGCTGTGACCCCAAAGGCCCCCTTATGATGTATATTTCCAAAATGGTGCCAACCTCCGACAAAGGTCGGTTCTACGCCTTTGGACGGGTCTTCTCGGGCCTGGTCTCCACCGGCCTGAAGGTCAGGATTATGGGGCCCAACTACACCCCCGGGAAGAAGGAGGACCTCTACCTGAAGCCAATCCAGAG AACAATCTTGATGATGGGCCGCTATGTGGAGCCCATCGAGGACGTGCCTTGTGGGAACATTGTGGGCCTGGTGGGTGTGGACCAGTTCCTGGTGAAGACGGGCACCATCACCACCTTCGAGCACGCACACAACATGCGGGTGATGAAGTTCAGCGTCAGCCCTGTCGTCAGAGTGGCCGTGGAGGCCAAGAACCCGGCTGACCTACCCAAGCTGGTGGAGGGGCTGAAGCGGCTGGCCAAGTCCGACCCTATGGTGCAG TGCATCATCGAGGAGTCGGGAGAGCACATCATCGCGGGCGCCGGTGAGCTGCACCTGGAGATCTGCCTGAAGGACCTGGAGGAGGACCATGCCTGCATCCCCATCAAG AAATCTGACCCGGTCGTCTCGTACCGCGAGACAGTCAGTGAAGAGTCAAACGTGCTCTGCCTCTCCAAGTCCCCCAACAAGCACAACCGACTGTACATGAAGGCGCGGCCCTTCCCCGATGGCCTGGCCGAGGACATCGATAAAGGCGAGGTGTCTGCCCGCCAGGAGCTCAAGCAGCGGGCACGCTACCTGGCCGAGAAGTACGAGTGGGACGTGGCCGAGGCCCGCAAGATCTGGTGCTTTGGGCCTGACGGCACCGGCCCCAACATCCTCACCGACATCACCAAGGGCGTGCAGTACCTCAACGAGATCAAGGACAGTGTGGTGGCCGGCTTCCAGTGGGCCACCAAGGAG GGTGCGCTGTGTGAGGAGAACATGCGGGGTGTGCGCTTCGACGTCCACGACGTGACTCTGCATGCTGACGCCATCCACCGTGGGGGCGGCCAGATCATCCCCACGGCGCGGCGCTGCCTCTACGCCAGCGTGCTGACCGCCCAGCCGCGCCTCATGGAGCCCATCTACCTTGTGGAGATCCAG TGTCCAGAGCAAGTGGTCGGTGGCATCTATGGAGTTTTGAACAGGAAGCGGGGCCACGTGTTTGAGGAGTCCCAAGTGGCCGGCACCCCCATGTTTGTCGTCAAGGCCTACTTGCCTGTCAACGAGTCCTTTG GCTTCACCGCTGACCTGAGGTCCAACACAGGCGGCCAGGCTTTCCCGCAGTGTGTGTTTGACCACTGGCAGATCTTGCCCGGAGACCCCTTTGACAACAGCAGCCGCCCCAGCCAGGTGGTGGCTGAGACCCGCAAACGCAAGGGCCTGAAGGAAGGCATCCCGGCCCTGGACAACTTCCTGGACAAATTGTAG
- the EEF2 gene encoding elongation factor 2 isoform X6, which produces MVNFTVDQIRAIMDKKANIRNMSVIAHVDHGKSTLTDSLVCKAGIIASARAGETRFTDTRKDEQERCITIKSTAISLFYELSENDLNFIKQSKDGAGFLINLIDSPGHVDFSSEVTAALRVTDGALVVVDCVSGVCVQTETVLRQAIAERIKPVLMMNKMDRALLELQLEPEELYQTFQRIVENVNVIISTYGEGESGPMGNIMVRPSLAGLCPGALLTVASHFSYFQIDPVLGTVGFGSGLHGWAFTLKQFAEMYVAKFAAKGEGQLGPAERAKKVEDMMKKLWGDRYFDPANGKFSKSATSPDGKKLPRTFCQLILDPIFKVFDAIMNFKKEETAKLIEKLDIKLDSEDKDKEGKPLLKAVMRRWLPAGDALLQMITIHLPSPVTAQKYRCELLYEGPPDDEAAMGIKSCDPKGPLMMYISKMVPTSDKGRFYAFGRVFSGLVSTGLKVRIMGPNYTPGKKEDLYLKPIQRTILMMGRYVEPIEDVPCGNIVGLVGVDQFLVKTGTITTFEHAHNMRVMKFSVSPVVRVAVEAKNPADLPKLVEGLKRLAKSDPMVQCIIEESGEHIIAGAGELHLEICLKDLEEDHACIPIKKSDPVVSYRETVSEESNVLCLSKSPNKHNRLYMKARPFPDGLAEDIDKGEVSARQELKQRARYLAEKYEWDVAEARKIWCFGPDGTGPNILTDITKGVQYLNEIKDSVVAGFQWATKEGALCEENMRGVRFDVHDVTLHADAIHRGGGQIIPTARRCLYASVLTAQPRLMEPIYLVEIQCPEQVVGGIYGVLNRKRGHVFEESQVAGTPMFVVKAYLPVNESFGFTADLRSNTGGQAFPQCVFDHWQILPGDPFDNSSRPSQVVAETRKRKGLKEGIPALDNFLDKL; this is translated from the exons ATG GTGAACTTCACGGTAGACCAGATCCGCGCCATCATGGACAAGAAGGCCAACATCCGAAACATGTCTGTCATCGCCCACGTGGACCACGGCAAGTCCACGCTGACAGACTCCCTGGTGTGCAAGGCGGGCATCATCGCCTCGGCCCGGGCCGGGGAGACACGCTTCACTGACACCCGGAAGGATGAGCAGGAGCGTTGCATCACCATCAAGTCAAC TGCCATCTCCCTCTTCTACGAGCTCTCGGAGAATGACTTGAACTTCATCAAGCAGAGCAAGGACGGCGCCGGCTTCCTCATTAACCTCATCGACTCCCCCGGGCACGTCGACTTCTCCTCGGAGGTGACCGCTGCCCTCCGAGTCACTGATGGTGCATTGGTTGTGGTGGACTGCGTGTCAG GCGTGTGTGTGCAGACGGAGACAGTGCTGCGGCAGGCCATTGCGGAGCGCATCAAGCCTGTGCTGATGATGAACAAGATGGACCGTGCCCTGCTGGAGCTGCAGCTGGAGCCCGAGGAGCTCTACCAGACCTTCCAGCGCATTGTGGAGAACGTGAACGTCATCATCTCCACCTATGGCGAGGGCGAGAGCGGCCCCATGGGCAACATCATGGTACGGCCCTCCCTGGCTGG GCTCTGCCCAGGGGCCCTCCTCACAGTCGCTTCCCATTTCTCATACTTCCAGATCGATCCTGTCCTCGGTACCGTGGGCTTCGGGTCTGGTCTCCATGGGTGGGCCTTCACCCTGAAGCAGTTTGCGGAGATGTACGTGGCCAAGTTTGCTGCCAAAGGGGAGGGCCAGTTGGGGCCTGCCGAGCGGGCCAAAAAAGTGGAGGACATGATGAAGAAGCTGTGGGGTGACAG GTACTTTGACCCAGCCAACGGCAAGTTCAGCAAGTCAGCCACCAGCCCCGATGGGAAGAAGCTGCCACGCACCTTCTGCCAGTTGATCCTGGACCCCATCTTCAAG GTGTTTGATGCCATCATGAATTTCAAGAAAGAGGAGACAGCAAAACTGATAGAGAAACTGGACATCAAACTGGACAGTGAAGACAAGGACAAGGAAGGCAAACCCCTGCTAAAG GCTGTGATGCGCCGCTGGCTGCCCGCCGGAGACGCCTTGTTGCAGATGATCACCATCCATCTGCCCTCCCCTGTGACGGCCCAAAAGTACCGCTGCGAGCTCCTGTACGAGGGGCCCCCGGACGACGAGGCTGCCATGG GCATTAAAAGCTGTGACCCCAAAGGCCCCCTTATGATGTATATTTCCAAAATGGTGCCAACCTCCGACAAAGGTCGGTTCTACGCCTTTGGACGGGTCTTCTCGGGCCTGGTCTCCACCGGCCTGAAGGTCAGGATTATGGGGCCCAACTACACCCCCGGGAAGAAGGAGGACCTCTACCTGAAGCCAATCCAGAG AACAATCTTGATGATGGGCCGCTATGTGGAGCCCATCGAGGACGTGCCTTGTGGGAACATTGTGGGCCTGGTGGGTGTGGACCAGTTCCTGGTGAAGACGGGCACCATCACCACCTTCGAGCACGCACACAACATGCGGGTGATGAAGTTCAGCGTCAGCCCTGTCGTCAGAGTGGCCGTGGAGGCCAAGAACCCGGCTGACCTACCCAAGCTGGTGGAGGGGCTGAAGCGGCTGGCCAAGTCCGACCCTATGGTGCAG TGCATCATCGAGGAGTCGGGAGAGCACATCATCGCGGGCGCCGGTGAGCTGCACCTGGAGATCTGCCTGAAGGACCTGGAGGAGGACCATGCCTGCATCCCCATCAAG AAATCTGACCCGGTCGTCTCGTACCGCGAGACAGTCAGTGAAGAGTCAAACGTGCTCTGCCTCTCCAAGTCCCCCAACAAGCACAACCGACTGTACATGAAGGCGCGGCCCTTCCCCGATGGCCTGGCCGAGGACATCGATAAAGGCGAGGTGTCTGCCCGCCAGGAGCTCAAGCAGCGGGCACGCTACCTGGCCGAGAAGTACGAGTGGGACGTGGCCGAGGCCCGCAAGATCTGGTGCTTTGGGCCTGACGGCACCGGCCCCAACATCCTCACCGACATCACCAAGGGCGTGCAGTACCTCAACGAGATCAAGGACAGTGTGGTGGCCGGCTTCCAGTGGGCCACCAAGGAG GGTGCGCTGTGTGAGGAGAACATGCGGGGTGTGCGCTTCGACGTCCACGACGTGACTCTGCATGCTGACGCCATCCACCGTGGGGGCGGCCAGATCATCCCCACGGCGCGGCGCTGCCTCTACGCCAGCGTGCTGACCGCCCAGCCGCGCCTCATGGAGCCCATCTACCTTGTGGAGATCCAG TGTCCAGAGCAAGTGGTCGGTGGCATCTATGGAGTTTTGAACAGGAAGCGGGGCCACGTGTTTGAGGAGTCCCAAGTGGCCGGCACCCCCATGTTTGTCGTCAAGGCCTACTTGCCTGTCAACGAGTCCTTTG GCTTCACCGCTGACCTGAGGTCCAACACAGGCGGCCAGGCTTTCCCGCAGTGTGTGTTTGACCACTGGCAGATCTTGCCCGGAGACCCCTTTGACAACAGCAGCCGCCCCAGCCAGGTGGTGGCTGAGACCCGCAAACGCAAGGGCCTGAAGGAAGGCATCCCGGCCCTGGACAACTTCCTGGACAAATTGTAG